In a genomic window of Helianthus annuus cultivar XRQ/B chromosome 10, HanXRQr2.0-SUNRISE, whole genome shotgun sequence:
- the LOC110883862 gene encoding ubiquitin carboxyl-terminal hydrolase MINDY-3 — MEDHVEDDLQKALRMSMQYEPPEPKRSKDSPMEESPEVKNRRLQRELMAAAAEKRMAASASAAVAKSGGSSSGSVAKSVCLGGSEVKSEKVDECEPMVKEEKSSGEELALEQAHQLFSMVFGNEVSKGILAQWSNQGIRFSPDEETSMGLVQHEGGPCGVLAAIQAFVLKYLLFFPQELVKDGSKTPIISVSKRLQETQDSATNIFGSLTEETKSRALVRSMGEILFLCGNNNSATIASLKVLDHEIEGKDQSTKDEIVARSLDGLSIESGGDLQKALKVTTFTSLSSAMQRLEEIIPIFRSRMGALLFLLSALLSRGLETVQADRDDPTQPLVTAPFGHASQEIVNLLLSGMAVANVFDGKMDLGGGMFVKGILTPVEVGFLTLLESLNFCKVGQSLKSPKWPIWVIGSESHYTVLFALDPRVQEENEFESRETTIRRAFDAQDQSGGGGFISVEGFHQVLKDANVNLPADKVNNLCSSGFIVWSEFWQVLLDLDKSLGGLKDSTGLMGKKVFDLYHFNGIAKSVLGGSGGETPVQRPRLTKLRVSVPPRWTPEEFMANVSLPGSSSGSGGGDGSGTKDAMAEVSKPEPAQHAPLVDCIRTRWARAVCNWEGDPPSIV; from the exons ATGGAGGATCATGTGGAGGATGATTTGCAGAAGGCGTTACGGATGAGCATGCAGTATGAACCGCCGGAGCCGAAGAGGAGCAAAGACAGTCCGATGGAGGAGTCGCCGGAGGTGAAGAATAGGAGGTTGCAGCGGGAGTTGATGGCGGCTGCGGCTGAGAAGCGGATGGCGGCATCGGCATCGGCTGCTGTGGCGAAGAGTGGTGGTAGTAGTAGTGGTAGTGTGGCGAAGAGTGTTTGTTTGGGAGGTTCGGAAGTGAAGTCGGAGAAGGTGGATGAGTGTGAGCCGATGGTGAAGGAGGAGAAGAGTTCGGGGGAGGAGTTGGCGTTGGAGCAGGCGCATCAGCTGTTTTCGATGGTGTTTGGGAATGAAGTTTCGAAAGGAATACTTGCACAGTGGAGTAATCAGGGGATTAG ATTTAGTCCTGATGAAGAAACATCAATGGGATTAGTTCAGCATGAAGGTGGGCCGTGTGGTGTATTAGCGGCTATACAA GCGTTTGTTCTTAAATATCTCCTGTTTTTCCCACAAGAATTAGTTAAAGATGGATCAAAGACACCAATAATATCCGTTTCAAAAAGATTGCAAGAAACTCAAGATTCTGCAACAAATATCTTTGGATCCCTAACAGAAGAAACTAAATCGAG GGCTTTGGTCAGAAGCATGGGTGAAATATTGTTTTTGTGTGGAAATAATAATAGTGCAACAATTGCATCTCTTAAAGTTCTCGACCATGAGATTGagggtaaagatcaaagcacAAAAGATGAG ATTGTTGCAAGATCTCTAGATGGGCTTTCAATTGAATCAGGTGGGGACCTTCAGAAAGCTTTGAAAGTTACCACCTTTACATCTCTTTCTAGTGCAATGCAAAGGCTTGAAGAAATCATTCCAATTTTTAGAAGTCGTATGGGGGCATTATTGTTCCTATTATCTGCTTTGCTTTCTCGGGGACTG GAAACCGTTCAAGCTGATAGAGACGACCCCACACAACCATTAGTTACTGCCCCGTTTGGGCACGCTTCACAG GAAATTGTTAACCTGCTGCTTTCCGGGATGGCCGTAGCTAACGTTTTCGACGGTAAAATGGACTTAGGTGGTGGGATGTTCGTCAAAGGTATATTAACACCCGTAGAAGTTGGTTTCCTCACATTACTAGAATCCTTAAACTTTTGCAAAGTCGGTCAATCCTTAAAATCTCCAAAATGGCCAATCTGGGTAATCGGTAGCGAATCACATTACACCGTTTTATTCGCTCTAGACCCACGAGTACAAGAAGAAAACGAATTCGAGAGTCGAGAAACAACGATCCGTAGAGCATTCGATGCACAAGATCAAAGTGGCGGTGGCGGTTTCATAAGTGTAGAAGGATTCCATCAAGTTTTGAAAGACGCAAATGTCAACCTCCCGGCTGACAAAGTCAACAATCTTTGTAGTTCCGGGTTTATCGTGTGGAGCGAGTTTTGGCAAGTGCTTTTGGATCTAGATAAAAGTTTAGGTGGGTTAAAGGATTCAACGGGTCTAATGGGTAAAAAGGTATTCGACCTTTATCATTTCAACGGGATTGCAAAATCGGTTTTGGGTGGTTCGGGTGGTGAGACACCGGTTCAGAGACCACGGTTAACAAAGTTGCGGGTTTCGGTTCCACCGCGGTGGACCCCAGAAGAGTTTATGGCTAATGTATCCCTACCAGGCTCTAGCTCCGGCTCAGGTGGTGGCGACGGTTCGGGAACCAAAGATGCGATGGCTGAAGTGTCTAAACCTGAGCCGGCTCAACATGCTCCTTTAGTGGATTGTATCAGGACTCGGTGGGCTCGGGCCGTGTGTAACTGGGAAGGTGACCCACCTAGCATTGTTTGA
- the LOC110883861 gene encoding pentatricopeptide repeat-containing protein At3g18020 — translation MFFSPKIQSRTKPLTSHLFNHSISKPLFSTTHTTPYINPNQQQQPPETHITHTNISHLTKKIHNLCTIDHNVDEAIRLITTHKYPINPLNISSIVHALCDSYRFADAHTFLTCFLSFRNVPDERTCNVIIARLLSWKTPDATLRVVNQIIMLKPCFVPSVVNFNRLIDQFCTGLRVRVGHMLLLKMKGMGQWPNVVTYTSLIDGYCGIGEVGVARKVFDEMSEWGVKANSLTFSVLIGGVVRNKGSEFESSLLVEKMWEHMDEEDDVLVNHAAFTNLINSFCQAGLFKSVFDVAEKMPECKNINDGFAYAQMIDSLCRYGRHHGASRIVYMMAKRGCVPSSVSYNSIIHGLTKNGGYLRAYQLLEQAVETGYTPSETTYKILIERLCLEEYDLVKAKKLLDIMLNKEGVDKARVYNIYLRALSQIKTDVSTELLNTLVTMLETRCHPDVVTLNTVINGFCKMGKVDDGIKVLNDMVMKKFNFCTPDSVTFTTIISGLLSIGRTKEALDILFKLMPEKGFHPNVITYNVVLRGLFKLNLANEAMNVFKRMVDGGVDADCTTHAIMIGGLCECDRVDEAKVFWDDVVWPSKVHDSFVYSAMVKGLCSGGKFNEACDFAYELVDCGVRLNVVNYNILIEGACKLGLKKDAYQIVGEMRKNGLVPDAVTWRIIDKLHKKVIRTVKSDYSDNHFQNAHPNPLIVL, via the coding sequence ATGTTCTTCTCCCCCAAAATCCAATCACGAACCAAACCACTCACATCCCACCTCTTTAACCACTCAATATCAAAACCCCTCTTCTCCACCACCCACACTACTCCATACATCAACCccaatcaacaacaacaaccacccgAAACCCATATCACACACACCAACATCTCCCACTTAACCAAGAAGATCCACAACCTTTGTACAATCGACCACAATGTAGACGAAGCAATTCGTCTGATCACAACCCACAAATACCCCATTAACCCTCTTAACATAAGCAGCATTGTACACGCTCTATGCGACTCTTACCGGTTTGCAGATGCACATACTTTCCTCACTTGCTTTCTTTCATTCCGGAATGTTCCAGATGAACGAACCTGCAATGTCATCATTGCGCGTTTGTTATCTTGGAAAACACCGGATGCTACATTGCGTGTTGTCAATCAGATTATTATGTTAAAGCCTTGTTTTGTGCCGTCGGTTGTGAATTTTAACCGGTTGATTGATCAGTTCTGTACGGGTTTGAGGGTTCGGGTCGGGCATATGTTGTTGTTGAAGATGAAGGGGATGGGGCAGTGGCCGAATGTGGTGACGTACACGAGTTTGATTGATGGGTATTGTGGGATTGGGGAGGTTGGGGTTGCACgtaaggtgtttgatgaaatgtctgaGTGGGGTGTGAAGGCGAATTCGCTTACGTTTAGTGTGTTGATCGGTGGGGTTGTTCGTAACAAGGGTTCGGAGTTTGAAAGCTCGTTGTTGGTTGAGAAGATGTGGGAACACATGGATGAGGAAGATGATGTTCTTGTTAATCATGCTGCGTTTACGAATTTGATTAATAGTTTTTGTCAAGCGGGGTTGTTTAAATCGGTTTTTGACGTTGCGGAAAAGATGCCCGAGTGTAAGAATATAAACGATGGTTTCGCGTATGCGCAAATGATAGATTCGCTTTGTAGATACGGAAGGCATCATGGTGCGTCGAGAATTGTTTATATGATGGCGAAACGAGGGTGTGTTCCAAGTTCCGTTTCGTACAATTCTATCATTCATGGACTTACCAAAAACGGCGGGTATTTGAGAGCGTATCAGTTGTTAGAACAAGCGGTTGAAACCGGCTACACTCCGTCAGAAACCACTTATAAGATACTAATCGAACGTCTTTGTTTAGAGGAATACGATCTTGTGAAAGCGAAAAAGCTTCTCGACATCATGTTGAACAAAGAAGGGGTCGACAAGGCGAGAGTTTACAATATCTATTTACGCGCTTTAAGTCAAATCAAGACCGATGTTTCAACCGAGCTTTTGAACACACTTGTTACCATGCTAGAAACAAGATGTCACCCTGATGTGGTTACGTTAAACACGGTTATTAACGGGTTTTGTAAAATGGGAAAGGTTGATGACGGGATTAAGGTGCTAAACGATATGGTTATGAAAAAGTTTAACTTTTGCACTCCGGATAGTGTGACATTTACGACTATCATAAGCGGACTATTAAGCATCGGAAGGACAAAAGAAGCGTTAGATATACTTTTTAAGCTTATGCCCGAAAAGGGTTTTCACCCGAATGTGATAACTTACAACGTTGTTCTTCGCGGGTTGTTTAAGCTAAATCTTGCGAATGAAGCGATGAATGTGTTTAAACGAATGGTGGATGGTGGTGTGGATGCTGACTGTACCACACACGCGATTATGATTGGTGGATTATGTGAATGTGATCGCGTAGATGAAGCGAAGGTGTTTTGGGATGATGTTGTTTGGCCGTCGAAAGTTCATGATAGTTTCGTTTATTCGGCTATGGTTAAAGGGCTTTGTAGTGGTGGGAAGTTTAATGAGGCTTGTGATTTTGCATATGAATTGGTGGATTGTGGGGTTAGGTTAAATGTTGTAAATTATAATATTTTGATTGAAGGTGCTTGCAAGTTGGGTTTGAAGAAAGATGCTTATCAAATTGTTGGAGAAATGAGAAAAAATGGGTTAGTTCCTGATGCGGTTACATGGAGGATTATTGACAAATTACATAAGAAGGTTATCCGAACAGTGAAAAGTGACTATTCGGATAATCACTTTCAAAACGCACATCCAAACCCCCTTATTGTGTTATAA